The window GCTGTGGTCAGGCTGGCTCGCGAAGCAGGGGTTGCCCATGTGCTTGCGCTTGTTCACGCGTCTTCCCGTGTGGATGTGTTTGAGACGCTTGGGGCTCGTGTCGTTCAGGTGGGCTCCCTGCCTGCCCGACATATATACCACTACCTTGAAGATCCCAGAATTGCCGTGACGCCGTTGGCAACGGGCAGGGGAGAGGTGCTTGAGATAGACACCTCCGTATATTTCAGAATGATAGGCAAACCGGCCCTCAGCATCCGTGGCGAAGGCTGGCGGCTTGCCGCGTTGTTTCGTAACGGCAAGTTTCAGTTGCCGGAGTTCGGTACGAGGGTTGAAGCCGGTGACCGCATGGTCATCGTCGGCGATGCGGGGTCCTTCCAACCGGTTTGCTCCCTCTTGGAATGCGACTCTCCCCATTTTCCGCTGGCCTATGGTCGCGGAGTGCTGGTGGCACTCATTCCCGACTGCGAGACGCAGGATGCCGTGCTGGATGAGGCTCTGTATGTAGCCCGCTATACCAAAGTATCGCATATGAGTGTTGTTTGTACCGAGGACCTCTGCAATGTAGAGAAGCGAATCAAGGAGCTCTCGCATGTCTTTGAAAAACATCCGGAAATGAATACGGAAGGCGTCTTGCGCAGAGTGCGGGAGGTTGTGGAGGAAGGAAGTGTTGGGTGTGTTGTCGTCCCTCCTTTTGAAACAGCGCTCTGGAACAGGCTGCTCAAACCGCCGCTGGTGGGGCTCGCTCACTCTCTGGGGTGTCCGGTGCTCTTTTCCCGTGGCTCGGAACCCTATTCAAAGATTCTGGTGCCCTTCAATAACAATCCAGTCGCCGAGTTGACCCTTGAGCTTGCTCTGGATTTTGCCAAACAGGTGCAGGCTGATGTGACGGTCATTATTGTCGAGGAAGAGGACTTTGTGCACGGTGAGGACTGGATGCTTTCCGCCGAAGATATGACAACGCGCATCAAGGAAATCAGCCATGTGCATAAGG is drawn from Desulfovibrio mangrovi and contains these coding sequences:
- a CDS encoding NAD-binding protein, whose protein sequence is MKVLICGAGLVTAELLKRLGKKWQVTLVEKDQAKTGLCLQGCDMVVKTLFEDASSPLALEAAGIAEQEYVLALTDRDDVNLAVVRLAREAGVAHVLALVHASSRVDVFETLGARVVQVGSLPARHIYHYLEDPRIAVTPLATGRGEVLEIDTSVYFRMIGKPALSIRGEGWRLAALFRNGKFQLPEFGTRVEAGDRMVIVGDAGSFQPVCSLLECDSPHFPLAYGRGVLVALIPDCETQDAVLDEALYVARYTKVSHMSVVCTEDLCNVEKRIKELSHVFEKHPEMNTEGVLRRVREVVEEGSVGCVVVPPFETALWNRLLKPPLVGLAHSLGCPVLFSRGSEPYSKILVPFNNNPVAELTLELALDFAKQVQADVTVIIVEEEDFVHGEDWMLSAEDMTTRIKEISHVHKVKIDVMVCKGNPVKEVISVAKGYDLLVVSSSTDHKDLFFPHVGEMLTAGVSCSVLVVTS